The following DNA comes from Girardinichthys multiradiatus isolate DD_20200921_A chromosome 2, DD_fGirMul_XY1, whole genome shotgun sequence.
TGACATTCatctaacagaaataattttaatcCCAACTGAcccaaaacaggaaatgtttagtgTGATTTAAGGTCAGCCAATTAGAATAAAGGTtgggtgtatgtaaatatctggtttcagctgtaggTCTTTTTGCTCTTCATGGAAAAGATCCTCCTGTTTCTCCCTCTGTTTGTTTGTGGAGGTGTATGAGCGTGGACAGGAGCTGAGCGCCAACGTCTGCTGGCTGGACAGTGAGACGGGAAGCTGGGAGCTGGAGACGGAGCTGCCGGCCCGGCGGAGCCACCACTGCTTGGCTGTACTGGGAGGCTTCATCTTCGCTGCAGGCGGCAGCTCATCCAGGGACAACGGAGGAGATGCTGCTTGCAACCTGCTGTACAGATACGACCCACGACTCAACCAGTGGACCAAGGTGAGAGGAAAACCAATCCTGCCTCTTTATTACCTAAGAGCTTCCTGTCCTTATTCTGCACGGTAACAGCGTGATGTTTCCTAGGGGGCTCCGATGAACCAGCGGCGGGTTGACTTTTACCTGGGAGCTGTGGGAGAATATCTCATTGCTGTAGGAGGCAGGAATGGCAGCGGAGCGCTGTTGTCTGTGGAGGTTTATTATCCTGCAGAGGACTGCTGGTCATACGTAGCACAACTCCCCAGGTAGGAAAACCTCCCTGCagcatctgctgctgctgctcttttTGCTTCAAGGCACCTTTCAGAGGTAGCAAAACACTTTAGGAGAAATGAACCATGAACTCCTGCTTTGTTGACCCATAACAGAAAACTTTATCAGATGCTCCAGTTAACCAATGAAACTTCCAGAGAACCCGGAAGACCAAAGaaccagcagacaggtcaggaaggatgttctggttcagtctaaagcagggttaggttctacagcaacgtcccaagctttgaacatctcatagagCTCTGCTcaacccatcatctgaacatggagaggatggaccacctgcagacctaccaagaaatggaggtccacctaaactgacaggtggGACAAAGTGAGCattcatcagagaagcagccaaaatgttcgtggtagctctggaggagctgctgagatgcacagctcaggtgagagaatctgtccagaggacaactattagttgtgaacTCTACAAATATGACCTTTTGACGGAGGAGCAAACAgaagaatacagaaaagaagaaagtcCAGAGTGGTGGTTCTGATCTTCATAGGATTACTGTTCCAGAGCTTTAAACCTATGTTAGCACCCTCTAGGTGTTAGCCTGGTGTCATATGGCTGACACTTGGACACAGCTAGAACCCTGGttctggatggatggaagaagcATAACAATGAGCTTCTAGCGGCTCATTTCAGCCGAGCATGCCTGGCATGGGGGGTGTATAAATTTGAGCCTTCGTGGATCAGAGAAAATCCACATTTTTGTACCCAGTTCTGTGGAAGGATTCTTCCTCCCTGGATGGAGAACAGCTGATCAGAAAGCCCAAACTGACGGAACTTGATGTGGATgtttagtgtatgtaaacttctgactggtggTGCTGTTAACCTTTTCACTGGTCAGCTGGGTGCAGTGGAGGTTTGCATTGTCCTGACCAACACTCAGTGGTGAATCTCCTGATATCTGGACCTGGTTCTAAAACCACAGAACCCGACTCTGAGAAGGCctatatgtgtttttttgttttgtttttcaggttcACTTACGGCCATGCCGGCACCGTCCACAAAGGCGTGGTCTACATCTCAGGTGGTCACGACTATCAGATTGGACCATACCGCCAGGACTTCCTGAGCTATGATCCGTCCCAGGATGGGGAGGTGTGGGTGGAACGCCAGCCCATGTCCCTGGCCCGGGGCTGGCACTGCATGGCCTCCCTCGACCACCTCATCTATGCCATCGGAGGCAGCGACGACCACGCGGACACGACAGAGCGCTTTGACATTCTGCACGTGGAATCCTACGACCCTCGGTCCTGCCAGTGGACCCGGGTGGCACCGCTGCTGCTGCCCAACAGCGAGGCGGGGCTGGCGGTCTGGGCCGGGAAGATCTACGTGCTGGGAGGCTACAGCTGGGAGAGCATGGCCTTCTCCAGAGTCACTCAGGTGTTTGACCCCGACATGGGGTCCTGGTCCAGAGGGCCCGACCTGCCTAAACGAACAGCAGGAGCATCGGCGTGTGTGTGCGTTGTTAGGCCCTCGCCCCAGCCGGCTTCACCGGAGAAGAAAATGAGCCGAGGAGCAAGAGGGAAATCACTGTCAACGTAGCACAAAGGCTTCAGAGAAACCGCTGAGTTCTTCAGTAGGAGGATTCTGGTCCTTCTGTTTGGTGAGAACCTCTTCAGCTTCACAGCAGGACAGAGAAGGAGCTTTAAGATCAACCAGAGCAAACCTTCTTGTGTCTATAAACAGTTGTGTACATTTTTATCTCAGAGTGAATCTGAAGGAAATGAGAGGGAGGGTGGTGGAGCAGCACCAAGCTCTCCGTATCTGGGCTGCTGACTGGGTCCACAAAGCTGCCTGTGGCCCTTTAGCTTCTACTGACCATTGCATACATTTGAAGTTAATGCTTTCTTTGTTATACAGTAGAAATATGAACTAAACATGAACGGGAAACcaactttatttcttttgatttgAATTTTCATTTTGTTCAAAGGATAAAACCGGAAAAGGTCAAATGTTACATAAAATGTCCTACAGTCATGATCAGATGTTTATACTCATCAAGCCTGGATGTCATAGTAATTTTGAGCTTTTAAtgtctttaaatatgttttccagGGTAGAATGGTATCAGTCAGACAGCAAAGTGAAGTGATGGATAAGAACCAGAATCAGGTGCTCAAACGTCCACAGACAGGCTCCAATATGAGTCTGTGTTTATTAATCTGCATATAGTTCATTCTTtggtttttctgtttcaaaacaaaatggcaaaaagaaaataaattcttttttttgttttgtttgtttttccattttgcttCAACTATCTACAgtaaatccaaaacaaaaaaatatacgACGGCTGTTTTAATTTGTAGCGATACCGCTGTTCTGACGATCTGTGTTACATCCTCATATTTTCCTACCGTAGCGCGTCTAGATGGCTGCATCTGTCTGTCGGCGCTACCCTTGGAAAACTGCTTCTGTCATGATGAAAACATGATGGTTAATGTTTATGTTCAATGTAATTATcggaaaacatttttgaagagACGGGACTGAAGTGGGAGTTTAGTAGTTATGTAGCATTGGAACAATTTATCTGAATGCCGAAAACTTTTCTGTAACCACCAGAATATCTCcctatttaaatatataactATAAAACATACTAAAATCCTTCATCAGAATATCTAACCTGAAGAAGAATGAACGAATAAACTGGTATCAGGTGAGcttttattgcaaataaataaacatctacaaattcagtttatttcaaaaatactttattaatcccaaagggaaattaaatgttgttgtagctcatattatgaaggtttcttcaaagagtcgttgtagatgctgatggctgtgggcaggaaggatctcctgtagcgctccgtcttacagcagatctgaagaagcctctgactgaagacactctgttgttgtaggacagtctcatgaagaggatgctcagggttctccagatctgcagcatcttgctgcaaacactgaaggtcctaggcctccaagaagtacagtctgctctgtcacttcttgtagatggcttcacagttgcatctccactcttgtctgttgtccaggtgaacaccgaggtatttacaggtccttctcaaaatattagcatattgtgataaagttcattattttccataatgtaatgatgaaaatttaacattcatatattttagattcattgcacactaactgaaacatttcaggtattttattgtcttaatacggatgattttggcatacagctcatgaaaacccaaaattcctatctcacaaaattagcatatttcatccgaccaataaaagaaaagtgtttttaatacaaaaaacgtcaaccttcaaataatcatgtacagttatgcactcaatacttggtcgggaatccttttgcagaaatgactgcttcaatgcggcgtggcatggaggcaatcagcctgtggcactgctgaggtcttatggaggcccaggatgcttcgatagcggcctttagctcatccagagtgttgggtcttgagtctctcaacgttctcttcacaatatcccacagattctctatggggttcaggtcaggagagttggcaggccaattgagcacagtgataccatggtcagtaaaccatttaccagtggttttggcactgtgagcaggtgccaagtcgtgctgaaaaatgaaatcttcatctccataaagcttttcagcagatggaagcatgaagtgctccaaaatctcctgatagctagctgcattgaccctgcccttgataaaacacagtggaccaacaccagcagctgacacggcaccccagaccatcactgactgtgggtacttgacactggacttctggcattttggcatttccttctccccagtcttcctccagactctggcaccttgatttccgaatgacatgcagaatttgctttcatccgaaaaaagtactttggaccactgagcaacagtccagtgctgcttctctgtagcccaggtcaggcgcttctgccgctgtttctggttcaaaagtggcttgacctggggaatgcggcacctgtagcccatttcctgcacacgcctgtgcacggtggctctggatgtttctactccagactcagtccactgcttccgcaggtcccccaaagtctggaatcggcccttctccacaatcttcctcagggtccggtcacctcttcttgttgtgcagcgttttctgtcacactttttccttcccacagacttcccaatgaggtgccttgatacagcactctgggaacagcctattcgttcagaaatttctttctgtgtcttaccctcttgcttgagggtgtcaatagtggccttctggacagcagtcaggtcggcagtcttacccatgattggggttttgagtgatgaaccaggctgggagttttaaaggcctcaggaatcttttgcaggtgtttagagttaactcgttgattcagatgattaggttcatagctcgtttagagacccttttaatgatatgctaattttgtgagataggaattttgggttttcatgagctgtatgccaaaatcatccgtattaagacaataaaagacctgaaatatttcagttaatgtgcaatgaatctaaaatatatgaatgttaaattttcatcattacattatgg
Coding sequences within:
- the klhl36 gene encoding kelch-like protein 36 isoform X1 — translated: MDRLGRMGRPYRVSESSKIFRSMDQAVEVLRGFNDQRQNKCFCDVELVANGQRISAHRALLAISSPYFHAMFTLGMKEKQQQEVELVGMSYVGLKAVVDFLYSGELLLDGGNIDSVLEAAHLLQLWRTVDFCCQYLEREVNEHNYLYLQELAQLYSLERLDSFIDHFVLARFSTLSFTPDFLQNIPLHKLCSYLSSGQVQHHSEQALLQASLQWLSQNPEQTLHAKQLLSLIRFPLMPVGDLVSLVLPAIRGVLPEGAGCEELVEEALRYHARLSAQPLLQTGRTALRGGVEQLLLIGGEVYERGQELSANVCWLDSETGSWELETELPARRSHHCLAVLGGFIFAAGGSSSRDNGGDAACNLLYRYDPRLNQWTKGAPMNQRRVDFYLGAVGEYLIAVGGRNGSGALLSVEVYYPAEDCWSYVAQLPRFTYGHAGTVHKGVVYISGGHDYQIGPYRQDFLSYDPSQDGEVWVERQPMSLARGWHCMASLDHLIYAIGGSDDHADTTERFDILHVESYDPRSCQWTRVAPLLLPNSEAGLAVWAGKIYVLGGYSWESMAFSRVTQVFDPDMGSWSRGPDLPKRTAGASACVCVVRPSPQPASPEKKMSRGARGKSLST
- the klhl36 gene encoding kelch-like protein 36 isoform X2, encoding MDRLGRMGRPYRVSESSKIFRSMDQAVEVLRGFNDQRQNKCFCDVELVANGQRISAHRALLAISSPYFHAMFTLGMKEKQQQEVELVGMSYVGLKAVVDFLYSGELLLDGGNIDSVLEAAHLLQLWRTVDFCCQYLEREVNEHNYLYLQELAQLYSLERLDSFIDHFVLARFSTLSFTPDFLQNIPLHKLCSYLSSGQVQHHSEQALLQASLQWLSQNPEQTLHAKQLLSLIRFPLMPVGDLVYERGQELSANVCWLDSETGSWELETELPARRSHHCLAVLGGFIFAAGGSSSRDNGGDAACNLLYRYDPRLNQWTKGAPMNQRRVDFYLGAVGEYLIAVGGRNGSGALLSVEVYYPAEDCWSYVAQLPRFTYGHAGTVHKGVVYISGGHDYQIGPYRQDFLSYDPSQDGEVWVERQPMSLARGWHCMASLDHLIYAIGGSDDHADTTERFDILHVESYDPRSCQWTRVAPLLLPNSEAGLAVWAGKIYVLGGYSWESMAFSRVTQVFDPDMGSWSRGPDLPKRTAGASACVCVVRPSPQPASPEKKMSRGARGKSLST